The following are encoded in a window of Chiloscyllium plagiosum isolate BGI_BamShark_2017 chromosome 11, ASM401019v2, whole genome shotgun sequence genomic DNA:
- the fpgt gene encoding fucose-1-phosphate guanylyltransferase isoform X1, which produces MDDADKLWSATQRRLRDFQKVRGKEVTPGEFWDIVVITAADEKQEQVFERQIRSKLRQSELPLGVQYHVFADPIGPKIGNGGSTLLALHRLEELYADKLDNFTILLIHAGGYSQRLLSASALGKIFTTLPLGNPVYQMLELKLAMYIDFPIHMKPGVLVSCADDIELYSLDDTEAICFDRPGFTALAHPSSLSIGTTHGVFVLELGQMEAVQKELEYKACYRFLHKPSVETMQKAGAICKANHCVRSGGGTEDVGFVYTDSIYYFDRQTAKQLLVILGEIGTLGCEIDAYGDFLQALGPRATPEYTKNTANVSQEKQQLVAVRQKIFSRLQGTPLNVAMLNNSKFYHLGTTQEYLHHLTADSTLRKQLGLLSGSTGIGRSCSEDYGQVPCIIESLVGSNCDVSPGSIIEYSRLGQGTCVGANSIISGCCIRANTMIPPDIFLHTLCVPEGFATVIFGTGDNLKCTVSSLLEIHQLQFLGINFEEATMYLGLKLSQDLFSGSGKFCPSLWNARIFPGPRTTAEDSAIAVLEMFEALRGKSVLQLADDVQLLSIEEILQRKDVMRMLSFRKELTEEICQRRPAGKNSNQAL; this is translated from the exons ATGGATGACGCGGACAAGTTGTGGAGCGCGACGCAGAGACGGCTGCGGGACTTCCAGAAGGTTCGAG GAAAGGAGGTGACTCCTGGTGAGTTCTGGGACATTGTGGTGATTACAGCTGCTGATGAAAAGCAAGAGCAGGTGTTCGAGCGTCAGATCCGCAGTAAGCTCAGGCAGAGCGAGCTTCCCCTTGGTGTGCAGTATCATGTTTTTGCTGATCCTATTGGGCCAAAAATTG GAAACGGAGGGTCTACACTCCTTGCTCTTCATCGATTAGAGGAACTCTATGCAGACAAGTTGGATAACTTCACCATTCTTTTAATTCATGCTG GAGGTTACAGCCAGCGTTTGTTGAGTGCCAGTGCTCTGGGAAAGATTTTTACCACCCTTCCTCTGGGCAACCCTGTTTATCAAATGTTGGAACTCAAACTTGCAATGTATATCGACTTTCCCATTCACATGAAGCCTGGGGTTCTGGTGAGCTGTGCCGATGACATAGAGCTTTATAGTCTGGATGACACTGAAGCCATATGCTTTGACAGACCTGGTTTCACTGCCCTTGCTCATCCTTCCTCCTTGTCCATTGGCACCACGCATGGTGTCTTTGTGCTGGAGCTTGGTCAGATGGAGGCTGTACAGAAAGAGCTGGAGTATAAAGCATGCTATCGCTTCCTTCACAAGCCCAGTGTGGAAACGATGCAGAAGGCAGGAGCTATCTGCAAAGCTAACCATTGTGTCAGAAGCGGCGGAGGTACTGAGGATGTGGGCTTTGTCTACACAGATAGCATCTATTACTTTGACCGTCAAACAGCTAAGCAGTTGCTGGTGATCCTTGGAGAAATTGGCACCCTCGGGTGTGAGATTGATGCATATGGTGACTTTCTGCAAGCATTGGGGCCACGGGCCACGCCAGAATACACTAAAAATACAGCTAATGTCAGCCAGGAGAAACAGCAACTGGTGGCAGTTCGGCAGAAAATCTTCTCTCGTCTCCAAGGGACTCCACTCAATGTAGCTATGTTGAACAATTCCAAATTCTATCACCTGGGCACCACCCAGGAATATCTCCACCACCTGACAGCAGATAGCACCCTGAGAAAACAGTTGGGGCTGCTGTCTGGGTCCACTGGAATTGGTCGGTCCTGCTCTGAGGATTACGGACAAGTTCCGTGCATCATCGAGAGCCTGGTAGGATCGAATTGTGATGTGTCTCCTGGTAGTATAATTGAGTATTCCCGGCTGGGGCAGGGCACTTGTGTGGGTGCCAACAGCATTATTAGTGGCTGCTGCATCAGGGCGAATACCATGATACCCCCAGACATCTTCCTGCACACACTCTGCGTCCCAGAGGGCTTTGCCACCGTGATCTTTGGAACTGGAGACAATCTCAAGTGTACGGTCTCATCCCTGTTGGAGATTCACCAGCTGCAGTTTCTGGGCATCAATTTTGAAGAGGCTACCATGTACCTTGGCCTGAAGCTCTCCCAGGATCTATTCTCCGGCAGTGGGAAATTCTGCCCTAGCCTGTGGAATGCCAGGATCTTCCCCGGCCCACGCACGACAGCGGAAGACTCGGCGATAGCAGTGCTGGAGATGTTTGAAGCCTTGCGGGGAAAATCAGTCCTTCAGTTGGCAGATGATGTCCAGTTACTTTCCATCGAAGAAATACTCCAGCGCAAGGATGTGATGAGAATGCTGAGTTTTAGAAAGGAGCTTACTGAAGAAATTTGTCAGAGGAGACCTGCTGGCAAAAACTCAAATCAGGCTTTATAA
- the fpgt gene encoding fucose-1-phosphate guanylyltransferase isoform X2 — MDDADKLWSATQRRLRDFQKVRGNGGSTLLALHRLEELYADKLDNFTILLIHAGGYSQRLLSASALGKIFTTLPLGNPVYQMLELKLAMYIDFPIHMKPGVLVSCADDIELYSLDDTEAICFDRPGFTALAHPSSLSIGTTHGVFVLELGQMEAVQKELEYKACYRFLHKPSVETMQKAGAICKANHCVRSGGGTEDVGFVYTDSIYYFDRQTAKQLLVILGEIGTLGCEIDAYGDFLQALGPRATPEYTKNTANVSQEKQQLVAVRQKIFSRLQGTPLNVAMLNNSKFYHLGTTQEYLHHLTADSTLRKQLGLLSGSTGIGRSCSEDYGQVPCIIESLVGSNCDVSPGSIIEYSRLGQGTCVGANSIISGCCIRANTMIPPDIFLHTLCVPEGFATVIFGTGDNLKCTVSSLLEIHQLQFLGINFEEATMYLGLKLSQDLFSGSGKFCPSLWNARIFPGPRTTAEDSAIAVLEMFEALRGKSVLQLADDVQLLSIEEILQRKDVMRMLSFRKELTEEICQRRPAGKNSNQAL, encoded by the exons ATGGATGACGCGGACAAGTTGTGGAGCGCGACGCAGAGACGGCTGCGGGACTTCCAGAAGGTTCGAG GAAACGGAGGGTCTACACTCCTTGCTCTTCATCGATTAGAGGAACTCTATGCAGACAAGTTGGATAACTTCACCATTCTTTTAATTCATGCTG GAGGTTACAGCCAGCGTTTGTTGAGTGCCAGTGCTCTGGGAAAGATTTTTACCACCCTTCCTCTGGGCAACCCTGTTTATCAAATGTTGGAACTCAAACTTGCAATGTATATCGACTTTCCCATTCACATGAAGCCTGGGGTTCTGGTGAGCTGTGCCGATGACATAGAGCTTTATAGTCTGGATGACACTGAAGCCATATGCTTTGACAGACCTGGTTTCACTGCCCTTGCTCATCCTTCCTCCTTGTCCATTGGCACCACGCATGGTGTCTTTGTGCTGGAGCTTGGTCAGATGGAGGCTGTACAGAAAGAGCTGGAGTATAAAGCATGCTATCGCTTCCTTCACAAGCCCAGTGTGGAAACGATGCAGAAGGCAGGAGCTATCTGCAAAGCTAACCATTGTGTCAGAAGCGGCGGAGGTACTGAGGATGTGGGCTTTGTCTACACAGATAGCATCTATTACTTTGACCGTCAAACAGCTAAGCAGTTGCTGGTGATCCTTGGAGAAATTGGCACCCTCGGGTGTGAGATTGATGCATATGGTGACTTTCTGCAAGCATTGGGGCCACGGGCCACGCCAGAATACACTAAAAATACAGCTAATGTCAGCCAGGAGAAACAGCAACTGGTGGCAGTTCGGCAGAAAATCTTCTCTCGTCTCCAAGGGACTCCACTCAATGTAGCTATGTTGAACAATTCCAAATTCTATCACCTGGGCACCACCCAGGAATATCTCCACCACCTGACAGCAGATAGCACCCTGAGAAAACAGTTGGGGCTGCTGTCTGGGTCCACTGGAATTGGTCGGTCCTGCTCTGAGGATTACGGACAAGTTCCGTGCATCATCGAGAGCCTGGTAGGATCGAATTGTGATGTGTCTCCTGGTAGTATAATTGAGTATTCCCGGCTGGGGCAGGGCACTTGTGTGGGTGCCAACAGCATTATTAGTGGCTGCTGCATCAGGGCGAATACCATGATACCCCCAGACATCTTCCTGCACACACTCTGCGTCCCAGAGGGCTTTGCCACCGTGATCTTTGGAACTGGAGACAATCTCAAGTGTACGGTCTCATCCCTGTTGGAGATTCACCAGCTGCAGTTTCTGGGCATCAATTTTGAAGAGGCTACCATGTACCTTGGCCTGAAGCTCTCCCAGGATCTATTCTCCGGCAGTGGGAAATTCTGCCCTAGCCTGTGGAATGCCAGGATCTTCCCCGGCCCACGCACGACAGCGGAAGACTCGGCGATAGCAGTGCTGGAGATGTTTGAAGCCTTGCGGGGAAAATCAGTCCTTCAGTTGGCAGATGATGTCCAGTTACTTTCCATCGAAGAAATACTCCAGCGCAAGGATGTGATGAGAATGCTGAGTTTTAGAAAGGAGCTTACTGAAGAAATTTGTCAGAGGAGACCTGCTGGCAAAAACTCAAATCAGGCTTTATAA